Proteins encoded within one genomic window of Amycolatopsis nigrescens CSC17Ta-90:
- a CDS encoding HelD family protein, which produces MSVSPPDREPDAGQEVAREQEYVSALYRKLDAEREVAQRRLTETLRQTGGTPQARTERDVSTALYSDRLAQLSSVEQGLCFGRLDFHEQETAYIGRLGLFDEEGDYAPLLIDWRAPVARPFYLATAASPDGVRRRRHLRTLSRRVVGVDDEILDLNAADQGQDLGLAGEAALLAALERRRTGEMSDIVATIQGEQDDIIRDGLNGVLVVQGGPGTGKTAVALHRAAYLLYTHRRQLTTRGVLVVGPNSTFLRYIGQVLPSLGETGVLLATVGELYPGTVARGTDSVAAAEIKGRAAMADLLAAAVRDRQQVPETVLEIEVEREIVRLDRNTCAEARSKARRSRRPHNLARRIFVAELLDALTRQVAKRLDVDSDGLLDAHDLDDIRAELAVDKNVRRALDELWPTLTPHQLLGDLLASPDRLESAAGRRLTADERAALVRPPWADWTPADVPLLDELAELLGEDDTEARAEEARREREERAYAEGVLHVLEQDEEIIDEEVLRVRDVLDAELLAERQERRSDLTAAQRAAGDRTWTFGHVIVDEAQELSAMDWRTLMRRCPSRSMTLVGDVAQTGAAAGASSWQEVLSPYVADRWRLRELTVNYRTPAEIMTLAADALAEVDPDLRVPASVRETGDAPWRLSVPPGELPERLAPVVAAELAAADGGTVAVLCPKDRLDGLRAAVPADERLSVLAVEEAKGLEFDAVVLVAPEEIVAGSSRGWNDLYVALTRATRRLGILHDGPPLPALSGAAEQARAPR; this is translated from the coding sequence TTGTCCGTGTCCCCGCCCGACCGGGAACCAGACGCCGGCCAGGAGGTCGCGCGCGAGCAGGAGTACGTCTCCGCGCTGTACCGCAAGCTGGACGCCGAGCGCGAGGTGGCGCAGCGCCGGCTCACCGAGACCCTGCGCCAGACCGGCGGAACCCCGCAGGCCCGCACCGAACGCGACGTGTCCACCGCCCTGTACTCCGACCGGCTCGCCCAGCTGAGCTCGGTGGAGCAGGGGCTGTGCTTCGGCCGCCTCGACTTCCACGAGCAGGAGACCGCCTACATCGGCAGGCTCGGGCTGTTCGACGAGGAGGGCGACTACGCCCCGCTGCTGATCGACTGGCGGGCACCGGTGGCGCGGCCGTTCTACCTGGCCACCGCCGCCTCCCCGGACGGGGTCCGCCGCCGGCGGCACCTGCGCACGCTGAGCCGCCGGGTCGTCGGCGTTGACGACGAGATCCTCGACCTGAACGCGGCCGACCAGGGCCAGGACCTCGGCCTCGCCGGCGAGGCCGCGCTGCTCGCCGCGCTGGAACGGCGGCGCACCGGCGAGATGAGCGACATCGTCGCGACCATCCAGGGCGAGCAGGACGACATCATCCGGGACGGCCTGAACGGCGTGCTGGTGGTGCAGGGCGGGCCCGGCACCGGCAAGACCGCGGTCGCGCTGCACCGCGCGGCCTACCTGCTCTACACCCACCGCCGGCAGCTCACCACGCGCGGCGTGCTGGTGGTCGGGCCCAACTCGACCTTCCTGCGCTACATCGGCCAGGTGCTGCCGTCGCTGGGGGAGACCGGGGTGCTGCTGGCCACCGTCGGCGAGCTGTACCCGGGCACCGTCGCGCGGGGCACCGACAGCGTGGCCGCCGCCGAGATCAAGGGCCGCGCGGCGATGGCGGACCTGCTCGCCGCCGCGGTCCGCGATCGGCAGCAGGTGCCGGAGACCGTGCTGGAGATCGAGGTCGAACGCGAGATCGTCCGGCTGGACCGCAACACCTGCGCCGAGGCGCGGAGCAAGGCGCGCAGGTCCCGGCGCCCGCACAACCTGGCGCGCCGGATCTTCGTCGCCGAACTGCTGGACGCGCTGACCCGCCAGGTCGCCAAGCGGCTCGACGTGGATTCCGACGGCCTGCTGGACGCGCACGACCTGGACGACATCCGGGCCGAGCTGGCGGTGGACAAGAACGTGCGGCGGGCGCTGGACGAGCTGTGGCCAACGCTCACCCCGCACCAGCTGCTCGGCGACCTGCTCGCCTCCCCGGACCGGCTGGAGTCGGCCGCCGGGCGCCGGCTGACCGCCGACGAGCGGGCCGCACTGGTGCGCCCGCCGTGGGCGGACTGGACTCCGGCCGACGTGCCGCTGCTGGACGAGCTGGCCGAACTGCTCGGCGAGGACGACACCGAGGCGCGGGCCGAGGAAGCGCGGCGGGAACGCGAAGAGCGGGCCTACGCCGAGGGTGTGCTGCACGTGCTGGAGCAGGACGAGGAGATCATCGACGAAGAGGTGCTGCGGGTCCGCGACGTGCTGGACGCGGAGCTGCTCGCTGAACGGCAGGAACGCCGCAGCGACCTGACCGCGGCCCAGCGCGCCGCCGGGGACCGCACCTGGACCTTCGGGCACGTGATCGTGGACGAGGCGCAGGAACTGTCCGCGATGGACTGGCGCACGCTGATGCGGCGGTGCCCGAGCCGGTCGATGACCCTGGTCGGTGACGTGGCGCAGACCGGCGCGGCGGCCGGCGCGTCCTCCTGGCAGGAGGTGCTCAGCCCGTACGTCGCCGACCGGTGGCGGCTGCGCGAGCTGACCGTGAACTACCGGACCCCGGCCGAGATCATGACGCTGGCCGCGGACGCGCTCGCCGAGGTGGACCCGGACTTGCGGGTACCCGCTTCGGTGCGCGAAACCGGCGACGCGCCTTGGCGGCTTTCGGTGCCGCCCGGGGAGCTGCCCGAGCGGCTGGCGCCGGTGGTGGCGGCCGAGTTGGCCGCGGCCGACGGCGGCACGGTGGCGGTGCTCTGCCCGAAGGACCGGCTCGACGGGCTGCGGGCCGCGGTGCCGGCGGACGAGCGGCTGTCCGTGCTCGCCGTGGAAGAGGCGAAGGGCCTGGAGTTCGACGCGGTGGTGCTGGTGGCTCCCGAGGAGATCGTGGCCGGGTCGTCCCGCGGCTGGAACGATCTCTACGTGGCGCTGACCCGTGCCACCAGGCGGCTCGGGATCCTGCACGACGGGCCGCCGCTGCCTGCGCTTTCGGGTGCTGCCGAGCAGGCACGGGCGCCCCGATAA
- a CDS encoding FKBP-type peptidyl-prolyl cis-trans isomerase, giving the protein MRNAGKIITVVAAALSLGACTNSEQASDLPPGSGPTPSVGQPAASSSASAPSSGNVSTEPEGQKECTAEDIKVTGAAGAPPEITIPATCKPPTKRLSKDLTPGTGAEAKAGSQLEMNYLLVSWSDKEKKDSSFDRGEPFPLSLGEGSVIKGWDEGLVGIKQGARRLLVIPPAEGYGPNGKGTIKPNETLVFIVDAVKVA; this is encoded by the coding sequence ATGCGTAACGCTGGCAAGATCATTACTGTGGTGGCCGCCGCACTGAGCCTTGGTGCCTGCACCAACTCCGAACAAGCCTCCGACCTGCCGCCGGGCAGCGGGCCGACCCCGTCGGTCGGCCAGCCCGCCGCGTCCAGCTCGGCTTCGGCGCCGTCCTCCGGCAACGTCAGCACGGAGCCGGAAGGGCAGAAGGAGTGCACGGCCGAGGACATCAAGGTCACCGGTGCGGCCGGTGCGCCGCCGGAGATCACCATCCCGGCCACCTGCAAGCCGCCGACGAAGCGGCTGAGCAAGGACCTCACCCCGGGCACCGGCGCGGAGGCCAAGGCCGGCAGCCAGCTGGAGATGAACTACCTGCTGGTCTCCTGGTCGGACAAGGAGAAGAAGGACAGCTCCTTCGACCGCGGTGAGCCGTTCCCGCTGTCGCTCGGCGAGGGCAGCGTCATCAAGGGCTGGGACGAGGGCCTGGTCGGGATCAAGCAGGGCGCCCGCCGGCTGCTGGTGATCCCGCCCGCCGAGGGCTACGGCCCGAACGGCAAGGGCACGATCAAGCCGAACGAGACCCTCGTCTTCATCGTCGACGCCGTCAAGGTCGCCTAA
- a CDS encoding quinone oxidoreductase family protein, which produces MLTAVQVRRTGGPEVLEPAEVELSAPGPREVLVNVAAAGVNYIDTYQRAGIYPVELPFTPGMEGAGTVAAVGSEVGEFAVGDRVGWNGSPGGYAQQALVPAHLLVRVPDGISDETAAATLLQGVTAHYLVASTHPVAEGETILVHAAAGGVGLLLIQLAKARGARVIGTVSTAEKERLAIEAGADEVIRYDQVDFAGVVRELTGGEGVAVVYDGVGKTTVDGSLASLRPRGLLALFGASSGPVPPIDPQRLNKAGSVYLTRPTSADYTRTREELDWRVRELFEAVQAGSLNIRIGGRYPLADARQAHEDLQGRRTTGKLLLLP; this is translated from the coding sequence ATGCTCACGGCAGTACAGGTTCGGCGGACCGGTGGTCCCGAGGTGCTCGAGCCCGCCGAGGTGGAGCTCAGCGCGCCGGGACCGCGCGAGGTGCTGGTGAACGTGGCCGCCGCGGGCGTGAACTACATCGACACCTACCAGCGCGCCGGGATCTACCCGGTCGAGCTGCCCTTCACCCCCGGGATGGAGGGCGCCGGCACGGTGGCGGCCGTGGGCAGCGAAGTCGGCGAGTTCGCAGTCGGCGACCGGGTCGGCTGGAATGGCTCCCCCGGCGGCTACGCGCAGCAGGCGCTGGTGCCGGCCCACCTGCTGGTGCGGGTGCCGGACGGGATCTCCGACGAGACGGCCGCCGCGACCCTGCTCCAGGGCGTCACCGCGCACTACCTGGTCGCGTCCACCCATCCGGTCGCCGAGGGCGAGACCATCCTGGTGCACGCCGCGGCCGGCGGGGTCGGCCTGCTGCTCATCCAGCTGGCCAAGGCGCGCGGCGCGCGGGTGATCGGCACCGTGTCCACCGCGGAGAAGGAGCGGCTGGCCATCGAAGCCGGCGCGGACGAGGTGATCAGGTACGACCAGGTGGACTTCGCCGGTGTGGTCCGCGAACTGACCGGCGGCGAGGGCGTCGCGGTGGTGTACGACGGGGTCGGCAAGACCACCGTGGACGGCAGCCTGGCCAGCCTGCGACCGCGCGGACTGCTCGCCCTGTTCGGCGCGTCCAGCGGGCCGGTGCCGCCGATCGACCCGCAGCGGCTGAACAAGGCCGGCTCGGTGTACCTGACCAGGCCCACCAGCGCGGACTACACCCGGACCAGGGAAGAGCTGGACTGGCGGGTGCGGGAGCTGTTCGAGGCGGTGCAGGCCGGTTCGCTGAACATCCGGATCGGCGGACGTTACCCGCTCGCCGACGCCCGGCAGGCGCACGAAGACCTCCAGGGCCGCCGGACCACCGGCAAACTCCTGCTACTCCCCTGA
- a CDS encoding MFS transporter, producing the protein MVIPQTTARARMVLALVIAGSVLVVIDMTIVSVGLPSVRADLGGTPADLQWVVIAYLVSMGAVTQVAGSLSDRLGRRRVYLAGIVLFTLSSLACGLAPNLPLLDVARAVQGIGGAVLMANGMPLIAQQYQGQRRNMAIAAWSTAGTAAGLIAPVFGGLLIEGLSWRAMFLLNVPVGVLAFALASANLPRDTDKDSGKPGIDWAGAGLLICSLGLGTFAMLRGEDQGWGSATTLIQFAVAAALLLVFLRVESKAATPTLDLALFRVPAFTGAALAIFMSRMLTIGGTVYFIQYFQESLGLTPTQSGFLLVPVSVAHMATGMLGGWLQSRLPSGYVIALGYGCRAIGAAWLGLAFTATAEPWLLAVPLLLWGAGGGIAGAPVMSVAVGAVDDRHAGMVSGTVTSLASIGAGVGTAALGVLYQRLAGTPGTAESIADGASAVLYCSAALSVLIVAVVLVLIKPVADGPRKRT; encoded by the coding sequence GTGGTCATTCCCCAGACGACCGCGCGCGCCCGGATGGTGCTCGCGCTGGTGATCGCCGGTTCGGTGCTGGTCGTCATCGACATGACGATCGTGTCGGTCGGCCTGCCCAGCGTGCGGGCCGATCTCGGCGGCACGCCGGCCGACCTGCAGTGGGTGGTGATCGCGTACCTGGTCAGCATGGGCGCGGTCACCCAGGTCGCCGGCTCGCTGTCCGACCGGCTCGGCAGGCGCCGGGTCTACCTGGCCGGGATCGTGCTGTTCACGCTGTCCTCGCTGGCCTGCGGGCTGGCCCCGAACCTGCCGCTGCTGGACGTCGCCCGCGCCGTGCAGGGCATCGGCGGGGCGGTGCTGATGGCCAACGGCATGCCGCTGATCGCCCAGCAGTACCAGGGACAGCGCCGCAACATGGCGATCGCGGCCTGGAGCACCGCGGGCACCGCGGCCGGCCTGATCGCGCCGGTGTTCGGCGGCCTGCTGATCGAAGGGCTGAGCTGGCGGGCGATGTTCCTGCTCAACGTGCCGGTGGGCGTGCTGGCCTTCGCGCTGGCGTCCGCGAACCTGCCGCGCGACACCGATAAGGACAGCGGGAAGCCCGGCATCGACTGGGCCGGCGCCGGACTGCTGATCTGCTCGCTCGGGCTCGGCACCTTCGCCATGCTGCGCGGCGAAGATCAGGGCTGGGGTTCGGCCACGACCCTGATCCAGTTCGCCGTCGCGGCCGCCCTGCTGCTCGTCTTCCTGCGGGTGGAGAGCAAAGCGGCGACGCCGACCCTGGACCTGGCGCTGTTCCGGGTACCGGCGTTCACCGGCGCCGCACTGGCGATCTTCATGTCCCGGATGCTCACCATCGGCGGCACCGTCTACTTCATCCAGTACTTCCAGGAGTCGCTCGGGCTCACCCCGACGCAGAGCGGGTTCCTGCTGGTCCCGGTTTCGGTGGCGCATATGGCCACCGGGATGCTCGGCGGCTGGCTCCAGTCGCGGCTGCCATCGGGGTACGTGATCGCGCTGGGCTACGGCTGCCGTGCGATCGGCGCCGCCTGGCTGGGCCTGGCGTTCACCGCCACCGCCGAACCGTGGCTGCTGGCCGTGCCGCTGCTGCTCTGGGGCGCGGGCGGTGGCATCGCCGGCGCACCGGTGATGTCGGTCGCGGTCGGCGCGGTCGACGACCGGCACGCCGGCATGGTGTCCGGCACCGTCACCAGCCTCGCGTCCATCGGCGCCGGCGTGGGCACGGCCGCGCTCGGCGTGCTCTACCAGCGCCTCGCCGGCACTCCAGGTACCGCCGAGTCCATCGCCGACGGCGCGTCGGCGGTGCTGTACTGCTCGGCCGCGCTCTCGGTGCTCATCGTGGCGGTGGTCTTGGTGCTGATCAAGCCAGTTGCTGACGGACCGCGGAAGCGAACCTGA
- a CDS encoding TetR/AcrR family transcriptional regulator, translated as MPEPPRQTRRRPATRKGRPTLTRELIAGRALELAGAEGFPAVTMRRLAEELGVTVRALYNYVADRQEVVDLAAQRLMALWELPALDPADWEAGVRAYCAQLRGLYRSYPRALLVSLDEQVRAVGVHPNRLLNPDAFLGLLRGIGLSAPAASRVHSELGVRLFGFALLVDYPHGRQQAGTAPVPAAWLEAHPDLELPHLTEALRLEKPTPDEAFGHLVDTLVLAIRAELPTG; from the coding sequence ATGCCAGAGCCACCGCGCCAGACCCGCCGACGGCCCGCCACCCGCAAGGGGCGGCCGACCCTGACCAGGGAGCTGATCGCCGGGCGGGCGCTGGAACTCGCCGGTGCCGAAGGCTTTCCCGCGGTCACTATGCGTCGGCTGGCCGAAGAGCTCGGGGTGACCGTCCGCGCGCTGTACAACTACGTGGCGGACCGCCAGGAAGTGGTGGACCTGGCCGCCCAGCGGCTGATGGCGCTCTGGGAGCTGCCCGCGCTGGACCCTGCCGACTGGGAGGCCGGTGTTCGCGCCTACTGCGCCCAGCTGCGCGGGCTCTACCGCAGCTACCCCCGTGCGCTGCTGGTCTCCCTGGACGAGCAGGTGCGCGCGGTCGGGGTGCATCCGAACCGGCTGCTCAACCCGGACGCCTTTCTCGGCCTGCTGCGCGGAATCGGCCTCAGCGCGCCGGCCGCGTCGCGGGTGCACAGCGAGCTCGGCGTGCGGCTGTTCGGGTTCGCGCTGCTGGTCGACTACCCGCACGGGCGGCAGCAGGCGGGCACCGCACCGGTGCCGGCGGCCTGGCTCGAAGCACACCCGGACCTCGAACTGCCCCACCTCACCGAAGCCCTGCGGCTCGAGAAACCCACCCCGGACGAGGCTTTCGGTCATCTCGTGGACACGCTCGTCCTCGCCATCCGCGCCGAGCTGCCCACGGGCTAA
- a CDS encoding DUF6528 family protein yields MEIKRLSTLVLAGVLAAAVAAPAASASTGAPGSIVLTEQASRRIVVLPAKQRAWDAAAFSWTWAPGAANGLADLAASFSNPSEAKLAERDGRKYLLTTASGGFAAVVPYPAGDTAYWAADVAGRNNPHSIELLPDGNVAVAASTGGWLRVYTASQGPRSATFAEYPLVGAHGAVWDAGRGVLWALGTHELVALRVAGTAAAPVLQAAQVIPLPSEGGHDLQPVPGNADLLWVTTESRVYRFSKSTGRFSSRYPGAPAIDRPDVKSVTTDPGTGRVLTAAVQEEHICTWCTDTVRLALPHGDLTLRGAWIYKARWWAAN; encoded by the coding sequence ATGGAGATCAAGAGACTCAGCACGCTCGTCCTGGCCGGGGTGCTCGCCGCGGCGGTGGCGGCACCGGCCGCGTCGGCGAGCACCGGTGCCCCTGGTTCGATCGTGCTCACCGAGCAGGCATCCCGGCGGATCGTGGTGCTGCCCGCGAAGCAGCGGGCCTGGGACGCGGCCGCGTTCAGCTGGACCTGGGCGCCGGGCGCGGCCAACGGGCTGGCCGACCTGGCGGCGTCCTTCAGCAACCCGTCCGAGGCCAAGCTGGCCGAGCGGGACGGCCGCAAGTACCTGCTGACCACGGCTTCCGGCGGATTCGCCGCGGTGGTGCCCTATCCGGCCGGCGACACCGCCTACTGGGCGGCCGATGTGGCCGGACGGAACAACCCGCACAGCATCGAGCTACTGCCGGACGGGAACGTGGCCGTCGCCGCGAGCACCGGCGGCTGGCTGCGCGTCTACACCGCGTCACAGGGTCCGCGTTCGGCGACCTTCGCCGAATACCCGCTCGTCGGTGCGCACGGCGCGGTCTGGGACGCCGGGCGCGGCGTGCTGTGGGCACTCGGCACGCACGAGTTGGTCGCCCTGCGGGTCGCGGGTACCGCGGCCGCGCCGGTGCTGCAGGCGGCACAGGTGATCCCGCTGCCCAGCGAGGGCGGCCACGATCTGCAGCCGGTGCCGGGCAACGCCGACCTGCTGTGGGTGACCACCGAGTCGCGGGTCTACCGGTTCAGCAAGTCGACCGGCCGGTTCTCCTCGCGGTACCCGGGCGCGCCCGCGATCGACCGGCCGGACGTCAAGAGCGTCACCACAGACCCGGGTACCGGCCGTGTGCTCACCGCAGCGGTGCAGGAGGAGCACATCTGCACCTGGTGCACGGACACCGTGCGGCTGGCGCTGCCGCACGGCGACCTGACCCTGCGCGGTGCGTGGATCTACAAGGCCCGGTGGTGGGCCGCGAACTAG
- a CDS encoding acyl-CoA desaturase, which yields MTTTDDRTGPKPLVSGQRSTAQMIILKTFLLIPFVALVAAVPIAWGWGMNWVDLGLAVAFYTIAMLGVTVGYHRYFTHGAFKTNRVLRVALAIAGGMAVQGSVIFWVASHRRHHAYADREGDPHSPWLFGSSPTALLRGFWHAHMGWMFKREVTNYERFAPDLLADRDLRIVNRHFWAWITLSLALPALLGGLLSWSLWGAVTAFFWAGLVRIAFSHHVTWSVNSICHMVGDRPFVSRDKASNFWPLAILSMGESWHNSHHADPTCARHGVLRGQIDVSGRLIWIFEKLGWARNVRWPKPERLAAKRIQRA from the coding sequence ATGACCACGACCGACGACCGGACCGGTCCGAAACCCCTGGTTTCGGGCCAGCGTTCGACCGCCCAGATGATCATCCTCAAGACGTTCCTGCTGATTCCCTTCGTCGCGTTGGTGGCCGCGGTGCCGATCGCCTGGGGCTGGGGCATGAACTGGGTCGATCTCGGCCTGGCCGTTGCCTTCTACACGATCGCCATGCTCGGCGTGACGGTCGGCTACCACCGCTACTTCACGCACGGCGCGTTCAAGACCAACCGGGTGCTCCGGGTGGCGCTGGCCATCGCCGGCGGCATGGCGGTGCAGGGTTCGGTGATCTTCTGGGTGGCCAGCCACCGGCGGCACCACGCCTACGCCGACCGCGAAGGCGACCCGCACTCCCCCTGGCTGTTCGGCTCGTCGCCGACGGCGCTGCTGCGCGGCTTCTGGCACGCGCACATGGGCTGGATGTTCAAGCGCGAGGTGACGAACTACGAGCGTTTCGCCCCCGATTTGCTGGCGGACCGCGACCTTCGCATCGTGAACCGGCACTTCTGGGCGTGGATCACGCTCAGCCTCGCCCTGCCGGCGCTGCTCGGCGGGCTGCTGAGCTGGTCGCTGTGGGGCGCGGTGACCGCGTTCTTCTGGGCCGGGCTGGTCCGGATCGCCTTCTCGCACCACGTGACCTGGTCGGTGAACTCGATCTGCCACATGGTGGGCGACCGCCCGTTCGTCAGCCGCGACAAGGCGTCGAACTTCTGGCCGCTGGCGATCCTGTCCATGGGCGAGTCCTGGCACAACTCGCACCACGCCGATCCGACCTGCGCCCGGCACGGCGTGCTGCGCGGGCAGATCGACGTCTCCGGCAGGTTGATCTGGATCTTCGAGAAGCTCGGCTGGGCGCGCAACGTGCGCTGGCCCAAGCCCGAGCGTCTCGCCGCCAAGCGGATCCAGCGGGCCTAG
- a CDS encoding COX15/CtaA family protein, giving the protein MRLNALIARLPYPSRTAQRAVAIAAVIAQGGIGVTGSIVRVTGSGLGCPTWPQCVAGSMFPVSHPEFDALTQWIEFGNRLLTGVVVIVAALCVLAAWRIQLEHPGRKRLVKLAWTMPGGVVAQAVIGGMTVLTHLLWWTVAVHFLVSAVLVWLAVLLLRAFGEGDEPPRWHVPSSGRAILVALTVVLGAVLVAGTTVTGAGPHGGDPDTPRLAVSVDLLAKVHGTLLVCYLVVLAAFGLQLMRVGGPKKLWRAYGVTWAIALAQGSIGSLQYALGVPEELVSFHVLGSAVVIVATASLWCTARDRGPAPGRNEMTDTPENAGAVTGGASAQAG; this is encoded by the coding sequence GTGCGCCTGAACGCTCTGATAGCCCGGCTTCCCTACCCGTCCAGGACGGCCCAGCGTGCCGTCGCCATCGCGGCGGTGATCGCGCAGGGCGGGATCGGGGTGACCGGCTCGATCGTGCGGGTGACCGGCTCCGGGCTCGGCTGCCCGACCTGGCCGCAGTGCGTGGCGGGCAGCATGTTCCCGGTCTCCCACCCCGAGTTCGACGCGCTGACCCAGTGGATCGAGTTCGGCAACCGGCTGCTCACCGGGGTGGTGGTGATCGTCGCGGCGCTGTGCGTGCTCGCGGCCTGGCGCATCCAGCTCGAGCACCCCGGCCGCAAGCGGCTGGTGAAGCTGGCCTGGACGATGCCGGGCGGCGTGGTGGCGCAGGCGGTCATCGGCGGCATGACGGTGCTGACCCACCTGCTGTGGTGGACAGTCGCGGTGCACTTCCTGGTCTCCGCCGTACTGGTCTGGCTGGCGGTGCTGCTGCTGCGCGCGTTCGGCGAGGGCGACGAACCGCCGCGCTGGCACGTGCCCTCGTCCGGGCGCGCGATCCTGGTCGCCCTGACCGTGGTCCTCGGCGCCGTGCTCGTCGCCGGCACCACGGTGACCGGCGCGGGACCGCACGGCGGCGACCCGGACACCCCGCGGCTCGCGGTCTCGGTGGACCTGCTCGCGAAGGTGCACGGCACGCTGCTCGTCTGCTACCTGGTGGTGCTGGCCGCCTTCGGCCTCCAGCTGATGCGGGTGGGCGGGCCGAAGAAGCTGTGGCGCGCCTACGGGGTCACCTGGGCGATCGCGCTCGCCCAGGGCAGCATCGGCTCGTTGCAGTACGCCCTCGGCGTGCCGGAGGAACTGGTCTCCTTCCACGTGCTCGGCTCCGCGGTGGTGATCGTCGCGACGGCGTCGTTGTGGTGCACCGCCCGTGACCGGGGCCCGGCACCCGGCCGGAACGAGATGACGGACACTCCGGAAAACGCCGGCGCGGTCACCGGAGGAGCCTCGGCTCAGGCAGGATAA
- a CDS encoding ABC transporter permease → MTEHSARFTPGTFTPAPGSGRLGRMLLAHARVETSLTLRHGEQVLLTLLIPLALLAGFSLLDILPTGDLGSASRVDWVTPRIFALAVMSSAFTGQAIALGFDRRYGVLKRLSATALPRWLLVAGRVVAALVVVVLQIAVLSLVAALLGWSPSASGLLAAVPLLVIGTLSFGALGVLLGGSLRAEAVLALANIVWFVLLLAGGILLAPSALPAGVATVVELLPSGALAEGLRAALLDGTFDWGALGVLTVWALGAAGIASRTTRLT, encoded by the coding sequence ATGACCGAGCACTCCGCCAGGTTCACCCCGGGCACCTTCACCCCGGCCCCCGGCTCCGGCCGGCTCGGCCGGATGCTGCTGGCGCACGCCAGGGTGGAGACCAGCCTGACCCTGCGCCACGGCGAGCAGGTGCTGCTCACCCTGCTGATCCCGCTGGCCCTGCTGGCCGGCTTCAGCCTGCTGGACATCCTGCCCACCGGCGACCTCGGGTCGGCGTCCAGGGTGGACTGGGTGACCCCGCGGATCTTCGCGCTCGCGGTGATGTCCTCGGCCTTCACCGGGCAGGCCATCGCGCTCGGGTTCGACCGGCGCTACGGCGTGCTGAAGCGGCTTTCCGCCACCGCGCTGCCGCGCTGGCTGCTGGTCGCCGGCCGGGTGGTGGCCGCGCTGGTGGTGGTCGTGCTGCAGATCGCGGTGCTGAGCCTGGTCGCCGCCCTGCTCGGCTGGTCGCCCTCGGCGTCGGGCCTGCTCGCCGCGGTACCGCTGCTGGTGATCGGCACGCTGAGCTTCGGCGCGCTGGGCGTGCTGCTCGGTGGTTCGCTGCGCGCCGAGGCCGTGCTGGCGCTGGCGAACATCGTGTGGTTCGTGCTGCTGCTCGCGGGTGGCATCCTGCTGGCGCCGTCCGCGCTGCCGGCCGGGGTGGCCACGGTCGTCGAGCTGCTGCCCTCCGGCGCGCTCGCCGAAGGACTGCGTGCGGCGCTGCTCGACGGCACCTTCGACTGGGGCGCGCTCGGCGTGCTCACGGTCTGGGCGCTGGGTGCCGCCGGGATCGCCAGCCGCACCACCCGGCTGACCTGA
- a CDS encoding ABC transporter ATP-binding protein, with amino-acid sequence MSAPAVEITGLVKRYGSTIAVDGLDLRMPRGSLLALLGPNGAGKTTTVEICEGFLRPDAGTVRVLGLDPARQGAALRPRIGVMPQGGGAYPGVRADEMLRLVAACAANPLDPAWLLDILGLSGAKRTPFKRLSGGQQQRLSLACALVGRPELVFLDEPTAGMDPQARRLVWELLGALRTDGVSVLLTTHLMEEAEALADDVVIMDNGRILAEGSPGKLTAEGSDAAQLRFKARSGLDTDLLSAALPEGYRVHEAAPGSYRVQGDVDPQVVSTVTAWCAQQGILAEELHVGRRDLEEVFLELTGRDLRG; translated from the coding sequence GTGAGTGCACCCGCCGTCGAGATCACCGGGCTGGTCAAGCGCTACGGCTCCACCATCGCGGTCGACGGCCTCGATCTCCGGATGCCGCGCGGCAGCCTGCTCGCCTTGCTGGGCCCGAACGGCGCCGGCAAGACGACCACCGTCGAGATCTGCGAGGGCTTCCTGCGCCCGGACGCCGGCACCGTCCGCGTGCTCGGGCTGGACCCGGCGAGGCAGGGTGCCGCGCTGCGGCCGCGGATCGGGGTGATGCCCCAGGGCGGCGGTGCCTACCCGGGAGTGCGCGCGGACGAGATGCTGCGGCTGGTCGCGGCCTGCGCCGCGAACCCGCTGGACCCCGCCTGGCTCCTGGACATCCTCGGCCTGTCCGGCGCGAAGCGGACCCCGTTCAAACGGCTCTCCGGCGGCCAGCAGCAGCGGCTGTCGCTGGCCTGCGCGCTGGTCGGCAGGCCGGAGCTGGTGTTCCTGGACGAGCCGACCGCCGGGATGGACCCGCAGGCCCGCAGGCTGGTCTGGGAGCTGCTCGGCGCGCTGCGCACGGACGGCGTCAGCGTGCTGCTCACCACGCATCTGATGGAGGAGGCCGAGGCGCTCGCCGACGACGTGGTGATCATGGACAACGGCAGGATCCTCGCCGAGGGCTCGCCGGGCAAGCTGACCGCCGAGGGCTCGGATGCCGCCCAGCTGCGCTTCAAGGCCCGCAGCGGGCTGGACACCGACCTGCTGTCCGCGGCGCTGCCCGAGGGCTACCGGGTGCACGAGGCCGCGCCGGGTTCCTACCGCGTGCAGGGCGACGTGGACCCGCAGGTGGTCTCCACGGTCACCGCCTGGTGCGCGCAACAGGGCATTCTCGCCGAGGAACTGCACGTCGGAAGGCGTGACCTGGAGGAAGTGTTCCTCGAGCTGACCGGACGGGATCTTCGCGGATGA